The genomic region TTGTGAACCAGTATAATTTATCATGAAAACTTTGATATAATTTCTCGAAGGAAAAGGTTTTTCCAGACCTATTGAGTGAGCCATAATTTAAAAGGGTAATGCCTATCCAGTCTACGTATTCGTCTCCGGGATAGAAATGTTTCATACCTTTTGCCTTCCATGGGTTCCAGACAAAAATGGTCTTATAAGCTCCCTGATCTTTTAAGATCTTATAAACATGTTTCCAGGCAGATTTAAGTTCTTCCGGTAAATTTCCTCTTGTTTGGCTCCAGGGATATTGGGGATTATCAAATTCATGGGCAAATCTTAGAAAAACTGGTTTGTCGTAATTCGCAAGATCTTTTCCGAAATTGGAAATATATATATCAAATTCTCCGCTTGAAATCCGCTGTAGTATGCTTTTTTGTTCATTAGAAATTGAATCCACTGATGTAGCAAGCCAGGGCTCCCAGGTGATCATGGGGACTGCTCCCATTTGTGCAATAGAATCCAGTTTTTTTTTGGGGAAATTTTTCGTGTTGTTTTTATCCCAGGCCAGATATAGAGAAATAATATCGAAATCGATATTTTGCTTTTTTTCAATATGACCTATCTGGTTAAGATTTACAGTTCCAGTATCTCTGTCTGGATGGTATATTCCTAAATAGAATTCATTTTTTATTTCAGAATATTGAGGTGAAATATGATCCCATCTGGCTTTATCGTGCTTTTGTTTTAATCCTAAAGAACCAATCAAAAGAAATAGGAGTAAGGGTAATGCCGTGAACCTGGTGATCGTAAATAATGAATTTCCAGTTCGAAATAATTTAGATCTTAAAGAGTCGAGGTCTGTTAGGATCTCCTTGTTTAAATTATTCTTTAATATATTATTTTCGTTCGTAATTTTTATAGTGAGATAAATACCTAATATCATTATTATGGCATTAAAAATCGCAAAGCCAGACATCACTAGACTGAAAGGAGTAAAATCTCTGAAAAGTCCAATAATAACTGCAGAAATAGATAATAATGCCACAACCGTGTTAGGTATGATTATTTTAAGATTAGTTGCAAATTCATTTTCTTTCGGGGTAGGTAAATAGGGAATATTTTTATTTATAAGAGTATAGAAAAGACCTAAGAGGTAAATCCACCAGGTGTTGATTTCCAGAAGACCGCCTATTAAATGAAATCCCCTTTCTTTTTTATCGATAACCCATTTCTGAATAAAGGTTCTAATTAGAATGGAGCTTGCTACAACTGGCAAAAGAACCAGTCCGAAATCAATTACATTTCCAGCCCATGGGGTAATTGAAAATAAAAGTGAGATTATGGGAATTAGAAAATTTATTAAATATATAACCCCGCTTAAGTAATGAAGTGGAAGTATTCCAAAATGGATTTTTTGGCGTACCGTGAACTTTTGAAAGAGTTTTGGATAAACCTTGAATAGAAGATCGAAAGTTCCTCTTGCCCATTTAAGTTGTTGTTTGAAATAGCTAGTCAAATTAGATGGAGCGAGCCCCTGAGCCAAAACTTTTGGAACATATATGGCTTTCCAGCCCTTGGCATAAAGCTTCATCGCTGTATGCATATCTTCACAAAGTCCCGGGGCGTGGCCTCCTATACTATCTAAAGCGGATCTTCTGAAAATGCAATTAGCTCCTATGGCATTCACACTTTCATATGAATTGAGAGTCATCATCATGGGACCATAGAACTGGAATGTTTGTTCTGCAGCTCCACGTGCTACTAAGGTTTCCTTTGTATTGTAATATCCTTGTACGGTTTGTACAAATCCAATTTTTGGATTTGAGAAATATGGTATTGTTTCATCAAGAAAATCTGCATCAGGAATATGATCCGGATCTAGTATCACCGCAATTTCTCCTCTGGCAGCTTTTTTTAACGCGTTATTGATATTTCCTGCCTTGGCATCTATTCGGTTGTCCCTGGTTACATGATGAATTCCGTGTTCTTTACAGAATTTCTTAAGAAAAGGATCATTAGCCTCATCACATAGGAAGGTTTCATGAGGATATTTAATATTCAATATGGCCTCCAGGGTAGTAATGATCATTTGTCTTGGTTCACCTGGAAAATAAGTAGTCAAAACATCTACTGTAAACTCTTTTTTCGTTTCCGGAACTTTTGGGATCGATATGTTGGAATAGTTATACCATAAATAGAGCTTTTTCAGCATTCCGTAAAATAGACTGATCAGTAGAAGGATGAAAAGAAATAAATTACCCCGATATTCTTCATTGAAAAAAAAGAAAATGAAGTTAAGGATGCTTACGATCCCCAGCAGGATCAAAAATTTAATGATCCTGTCCTCATTTTTCGTTGGTGCTTTTATACTATTCCTCATTACCAGGTTTTAATACATAAAAAGGAATATTTGCAGTAGCGTAGTATTCAGTGTCATCGGTTAGATATAAAAAAAGACGGTACGGACCTTCTTTTTCTGGAGTTTTAAAGCTTACTTTTTGACCGTCTATTTTGAACTCGGAATTGGAAATAACTTCACTTTCCTTTACTGTAAACCAGGATTCCTGTCTTATTTCCCAGTGGAAATTCAATTTTTGTTCTTTTGAATCTGGTAATTTTACCTCAGCATTAGCTCTTGTTTGAGAAGGGAGAACAATACTCCGATTTGCCCCTTTATTATTTAGGAGTATATAATCTAATTCAGGGCCAGAATAATTTGCATTATTATTTTTCCAAATTTTAGAGAGTTCAAAAACTGCCTGAGTTTTTAAGTTGTTTTTTCCATATAGGCTATACCACGTTGGTGTGAATTCATTTTTAGTACCCCAGTAGAATACAAAACTTCCTAAGGAGCCTTTACCTTTCATTGGTTCTATAAATTGGAAATACCTTTCTCTAATTTGTTCTGCTTTTTTTGTACTGGTTTCTTCAATAGGTACATTCCATTCTGTAAAGGACGCCTCCCAAGGTCCATTTACTCCCCATTCAGATATAACATGTGGCCCATCCCAAACAGGAGAAATTGGGGCCAATTTTTTAGAAAACTGACTCAATACTCCGAATGAATTAAATGAAATGAAATCGAGTTGTGGACTTTTAGTAATTATAGAAAGTACTCTTGATTTGTTCGCTCCTATTGTTGTTGTGCTAACCGGATGGTTAGTATCTAATTGATGAATTAAATCTATTAATTGATTGTAATTTTCATAAAAGACAGTGTTTTTATAGAGGTATGGATAGAAAAGTTCATTACCCAGATTCCAGTAAAGTAATGCTGGGTGGTCCTTATGCTTTTGTACTAATTGATTTACTTTTAATTTTAATTGATTAAACAATTCTTCTTGTTCCCAATATTCTGAAGATCTGTCAAATTTTGGTAACGGAATATCTACCGCAACAGCTAAACCCAGGGAATAGGCTTTATCCAAAGTCCTTTTAAGGTAAAGAGTATCATAAATCCGTGCGGTATTTGCTCCGGCTTCTTTTAATTGCTCTAAATATTCCGGTTCTGCTCCTGCACCTTTTATATAAAATTGTTCACCATTGCGAATAAGCGTGTAACCTTCGTCTGTTTTTTCAAAATGTACGGTAGCAGAATGATTGGCACACTGCTCCTCATCACATGCAAATGTGAAGAATAATAGCGCCCCTGTAAGAATTTTTAAACTAAGCTCTTTTAGAAAATAGATTTTAAGCAAACTAACTTCTTAGATATTTGGCTAATATATCAAAGTATAACCAATTTTGTAAAAATTGAAGCACTGAAAACCAGTAAGAAAAGTAGAATCAAATTACTCAAATTACGTGTTTTTATTCTTATTGGGATTAGCATTTTTAGCTAAAGGCTTTTATTATATTTGCTAAAATTTGCGATATGAACTTGCATGTAACCAATGAAACTTCAAAACTTAAAACGGTAGTTCTGGGTACCGCAGAGAGTAATGGTCCTATTCCTACTCTGGAAGAGGCGTATGATCCTAAATCTAAGGAGCATATAAAAGCTGGAACTTACCCTAAAGAGGAAGATATGGTCAAGGAAATGGAGGCCGTGGCCTCTGTTCTGAAAAAATATAATGTTGAGGTTTACAGACCTAAAATAATCCAAGATTATAATCAGATCTTTACTCGGGATATCGCATTTGTGATCGATGATAAATTTATTAAGTCCAATATTTTACCAGATCGCGGACAGGAGATCGAGGCAATAGATCACGTTCTGAAACAGATAGATCCTTCTAAAATAATTACTTTGCCAGAGGATGCTCATATTGAAGGGGGAGATGTAATGCCAATGGGCGATCACATTTTTGTGGGAACCTATAAAGGTAAAGATTATAAGAATTTTATAACTGCAAGAACGAATCTCAAGGCAGTGGAGGCTTTACAGCAGATCTTTCCAGAAAAAAAGATCGTATCCTTCAGTCTTAAAAAATCTAATACAATAGCAATAGACAATGCCCTTCATCTGGACTGTTGTTTTCAACCAGTAGGAAAGGATAAAGCGATCATTTATAAAGATGGTTTCCTTATTGAAGAAGAATACCAGTGGCTGGTTGATTTCTTCGGAAATGCTAATATTTATGAGATCACAAGGGATGAAATGTATAATATGAATTCTAATATATTTTCGATCTCTGAAGATGTAGTGATTTCTGAAAAAGGTTTTACCAGGCTTAATTCATGGTTGAGGGAGCAGGGAATTACAGTCGAGGAAGTTCCATATGCCGAAATTTCAAAGCAGGAAGGATTATTACGGTGTTCTACGCTACCTCTAATTAGGGAATAAATAAATAATGATGAGACAGATTACAGATACAATTTTAATGGTAAGACCGGTAGGATTCAGAATGAATGAACAAACTGCCGTAAATAATTATTTTCAGACCAAACTGGAAGGAGATGATATTAACGAAATTGCCACTCAGGAGTTCGATATTTTTGTTGAAAAATTAAGGTCTGTTGGAGTGAATGTGGTTGTGGTGGATGATGTTCCGGAAGATGACACTCCAGACTCTATTTTCCCAAATAACTGGGTTTCATTTCATGAAAACGGGCAAGTCGCTTTATTTCCAATGTTCGCAGAGAATAGGAGGAAAGAACGTCGTCTGGAATATTTTGCTCAATTGGAGGAAGCCGGATTTAAGATCACAGATATTGTAGATTATACCATTGCCGAAGAAGATGATGTATTTCTGGAAGGGACTGGAAGTCTAATTCTGGATCGTGTAAATCAAAAGGCTTATTGTGCAATTTCACCAAGGGCAGACGAGGAACTTCTAATCGAATTTTGTGAAGACTTTGAATTTACTCCGGTAATATTCAATTCCTACCAAACTGTTGGTGATAAGAGGTTGCCTATTTACCATACGAATGTGATGATGTGCATCGCAGATGAATTTGCTGTTATTTGCCTGGATACTATAGATGATAAAAAAGAGCGTAAGAATGTAGTAAAGCATTTGAAGATGGATGGTAAGGAAATTATTTCTATTACCGAAGAGCAAATGCACGAGTTTGCTGGAAATATGCTACAGGTCCAGGGAGCTGAGGGGAAAAAATATTTAGTGATGAGTGCTAGGGCGCATAGAAGTTTAACCGAAGAACAGGTGGAAAGAATAGAAAAGCACTGCGAAATTCTAAGTTCTGAAATTCAAACAATAGAAACCTGTGGTGGAGGAAGTGCAAGATGTATGATGGCAGAAGTTTTCCTGCCAAAGGCTTAATTCCTTCAGACAAATAATAAAAAAGGTGACTCATTCGGGTCACCTTTTTTATTTGGTCTTATTTCGTTGCTACTTCAGAAGATTTGACTGTAGAATCAACTTGATGCGCTCCAATATCATCATTTGTATTTCCTACAAGGTTTCCAAAGTAATCTCTGCTACCTGTATTGTTTAGTCCTACACCTCCGTTAATTGCTGAAGAGGTTGATTGTAGTAAGTAAGCATTTAGATTAGAAATGCTGTTTCCAAAACCAATGATACCTCCATTTCCAGCATCATTCAGAAGTGGGTCTGCCTGTATTCCTGAATTTGTTCCATTGTAAACTTCATTCCCGCTGCTTCTAAAATCTTCCAGAGAAGTATAATTCTGTCCTTTATATGCAATGTTGAACGAAGACGAAGAATAGTATAGGTTACCGGCAAAATAACCGTCATAACCTGAAGGGATACTTACCAGGTCTGCTCCATTTGCGGCATAGAGGATATTATTATAGAAATTAATATTATCCTTTACCGGCTTCCAGTAAATATATTTAATATTAGCTGAAGTTGTATTGGTGCTTTGTTCGCTAAGATATAATGTGTTGTTGTAAACATGGATATCACTCATGGTACCGTTGTTTCCGTTAAATAGATAAACACTTCCTCCATTAGTGGCTGCATCATTCTCACTTACATTATATCTAATTGTGATATTTTTCATTGGCCTGGCGCCTGTAAACTGACCTACCATAAATCCTGCACCATCATTATCATGAGAGTAGTTGTATTGCATGATACCGTTTGTAACTCCGCCATCCATATCAAATCCACCACCGTCACATCCAGTTCCCGAACTAATATTGTAGGCTTCAGAAAATTGAATAGTCACCTGGTCTGAATCCCAGTACCATATTCCTACCGGGCCTCCACAGTTCGTATTACCACTTCCACAATCATAAACGGTAGAATGTTCTATTACCGATTTTTGAACATCAGAAAGGAGAATTCCGTTCCCGGAATGCTTATTTTTATTATATCCCTTAATATTGAAGACCTCGCAATTTCGTACGGTAATATTGGAATGAGCATATCCGGTTTTTGAAGAT from Gramella sp. MT6 harbors:
- a CDS encoding arginine deiminase family protein — its product is MNLHVTNETSKLKTVVLGTAESNGPIPTLEEAYDPKSKEHIKAGTYPKEEDMVKEMEAVASVLKKYNVEVYRPKIIQDYNQIFTRDIAFVIDDKFIKSNILPDRGQEIEAIDHVLKQIDPSKIITLPEDAHIEGGDVMPMGDHIFVGTYKGKDYKNFITARTNLKAVEALQQIFPEKKIVSFSLKKSNTIAIDNALHLDCCFQPVGKDKAIIYKDGFLIEEEYQWLVDFFGNANIYEITRDEMYNMNSNIFSISEDVVISEKGFTRLNSWLREQGITVEEVPYAEISKQEGLLRCSTLPLIRE
- a CDS encoding glycoside hydrolase family 2 TIM barrel-domain containing protein: MLKIYFLKELSLKILTGALLFFTFACDEEQCANHSATVHFEKTDEGYTLIRNGEQFYIKGAGAEPEYLEQLKEAGANTARIYDTLYLKRTLDKAYSLGLAVAVDIPLPKFDRSSEYWEQEELFNQLKLKVNQLVQKHKDHPALLYWNLGNELFYPYLYKNTVFYENYNQLIDLIHQLDTNHPVSTTTIGANKSRVLSIITKSPQLDFISFNSFGVLSQFSKKLAPISPVWDGPHVISEWGVNGPWEASFTEWNVPIEETSTKKAEQIRERYFQFIEPMKGKGSLGSFVFYWGTKNEFTPTWYSLYGKNNLKTQAVFELSKIWKNNNANYSGPELDYILLNNKGANRSIVLPSQTRANAEVKLPDSKEQKLNFHWEIRQESWFTVKESEVISNSEFKIDGQKVSFKTPEKEGPYRLFLYLTDDTEYYATANIPFYVLKPGNEE
- a CDS encoding glycosyltransferase family 2 protein: MRNSIKAPTKNEDRIIKFLILLGIVSILNFIFFFFNEEYRGNLFLFILLLISLFYGMLKKLYLWYNYSNISIPKVPETKKEFTVDVLTTYFPGEPRQMIITTLEAILNIKYPHETFLCDEANDPFLKKFCKEHGIHHVTRDNRIDAKAGNINNALKKAARGEIAVILDPDHIPDADFLDETIPYFSNPKIGFVQTVQGYYNTKETLVARGAAEQTFQFYGPMMMTLNSYESVNAIGANCIFRRSALDSIGGHAPGLCEDMHTAMKLYAKGWKAIYVPKVLAQGLAPSNLTSYFKQQLKWARGTFDLLFKVYPKLFQKFTVRQKIHFGILPLHYLSGVIYLINFLIPIISLLFSITPWAGNVIDFGLVLLPVVASSILIRTFIQKWVIDKKERGFHLIGGLLEINTWWIYLLGLFYTLINKNIPYLPTPKENEFATNLKIIIPNTVVALLSISAVIIGLFRDFTPFSLVMSGFAIFNAIIMILGIYLTIKITNENNILKNNLNKEILTDLDSLRSKLFRTGNSLFTITRFTALPLLLFLLIGSLGLKQKHDKARWDHISPQYSEIKNEFYLGIYHPDRDTGTVNLNQIGHIEKKQNIDFDIISLYLAWDKNNTKNFPKKKLDSIAQMGAVPMITWEPWLATSVDSISNEQKSILQRISSGEFDIYISNFGKDLANYDKPVFLRFAHEFDNPQYPWSQTRGNLPEELKSAWKHVYKILKDQGAYKTIFVWNPWKAKGMKHFYPGDEYVDWIGITLLNYGSLNRSGKTFSFEKLYQSFHDKLYWFTKKPVMLAEFGSVKHPNDQDYQSKWLQNAANSINSNFQEIAAVVMFNSAYDNNIPVGKPYPEKYLDWTTDSINIFEKDQKTEMSNFNPKSEIIVNFDEQLKIKGNPIGVRYKKGLNWKDNYYVLSRKTLLEDFRLMKKNNLNTIHYPGGNIYDYNTLKYAEAENINIFYSFQSIIPQDFLTDQTELKELESEILDKIEEIKRYQNLIAFSFILQSDLDFNKPFLFHERDARVHWYSKVFSRIKARNIRIPIILEIELNADTKALMKELRNNLPVDYFGLKVKDTSYLKETISFAITNDIPVIISSIPSDLSDNMKLYQAPIILENWQDERLSNRLSFDGLLDFEGRKKENFKNLSNYWNKELTNNENEIKIKILKPAVPLIPSEKVTYQAMLFAKDQWFYGSKIEKDYLYEWTLIKTDTFNNPLALKKLGTSPELSLKVPNNYEFYRLLLTVKSPSEDYVMRTITKLNTPLIYAEK
- a CDS encoding arginine deiminase-related protein → MRQITDTILMVRPVGFRMNEQTAVNNYFQTKLEGDDINEIATQEFDIFVEKLRSVGVNVVVVDDVPEDDTPDSIFPNNWVSFHENGQVALFPMFAENRRKERRLEYFAQLEEAGFKITDIVDYTIAEEDDVFLEGTGSLILDRVNQKAYCAISPRADEELLIEFCEDFEFTPVIFNSYQTVGDKRLPIYHTNVMMCIADEFAVICLDTIDDKKERKNVVKHLKMDGKEIISITEEQMHEFAGNMLQVQGAEGKKYLVMSARAHRSLTEEQVERIEKHCEILSSEIQTIETCGGGSARCMMAEVFLPKA